The region CTGAGCGCATTGCCCAGACCGTTGTAAGCATAGGCATAGTCGGGGTTGATTTGGAGAGCTTGGCGGTAGTTTTCGATCGCTTCTTCTAGCTTTCCTTGGTCCGACAGCGCATTGCCCAGATTGTTGTAAGCATAGAAAAACTCAGGATTGAGTTGTAGAGCTTTCTGGTATTTCTCTATAGCTTCTTCTAGCTTTTCTTGATCCCATAGG is a window of Geitlerinema sp. PCC 9228 DNA encoding:
- a CDS encoding tetratricopeptide repeat protein, with the translated sequence LWDQEKLEEAIEKYQKALQLNPEFFYAYNNLGNALSDQGKLEEAIENYRQALQINPDYAYAYNGLGNALRQQG